In the Flavobacteriales bacterium genome, TAGTGTTATAAACCTGCATACTCGAATTAGACGTAGATCCATCGAGGTTAATATATATTGTAGAATTGAAGGCATAAAGATTTATAGTCGGCAGATGCTCCTCTACACCTGTTGTTTGATCTCCTGCAATTAACGGCATGTCCATTATACTATTATAAGAAAAGTCTCTAATAGTAAACGATTGGGCATCTGCAGGAACATCTATCCCAAGCCATCCATAGTGCCAATCTGATCCTATTTTAAATTTTAGTCCAATATACTTATTGGAAACATCCAGGAAATTTCCCTTAAAAGAGCATATATAACCAGGACAGGAATAGGTGTACATGAAACCTAGTACGTTCGCATCACCTGATAAAAAATTAATGTAGCTGGTAACAGAATCTCCAGCCGACATAACCAATGGATAATTAAACGGATTACCTGTCGACCCAAAAACGCCATTAGATCCTGCATCAATTTTCACACGCCCTAACTGCTTAGGAGGATTGCTCCAACTTACAAGCTCAACCTTAATATCATTAACACCATTTGTGTCTAAATCTAAATCATAAAATCCTCCATCAATAGAAATAGTGATATCTGGATTTACATCTGTATAAATCCATTCAGCATTAGAATCAGAGGAAAAAAAAATGCTAGTACCTACAGTAGAGTATGCAGCTATTTTAGTTTTTAAATCCTTCATGTCTATATAATTGAGAATTTCTTAATGGTTAGATTAATCTTTTGCAAACAACATATCTTATATATACTACACCAAAGATCCCATTTCATCTAACAATTGGATTACATTCTCCTTGATTTGATCTCTAATTACATTGAATTCTTCTTGACTCAATTCTTTTGGATCTGGAATTTTCCATTGAATAACTTTGTCGGCATTTCTAATGGGACACTTCTCACCGCACCCCATTAAAATTATCGTATTAAATTTCACTTCCGGTAATTCTTCAATTCCCTTTGAGTAATGGCTCTTGAAATCATATTCAATATCATCAAAAGATGTATACACACCTGGATTAATTACACCAATAGCCTTAGATCCAGCACTGTATATGTTATCGTTCTCATTACTATAAATATGCCCAAAAGCCTCTGCAATTTGGCTTCTACACGAATTCTCTACACAGAGAAACAAAATATTCTTCATTCTAAAAAAAATTATTTATACTATTTAAAAAAACTTCAGGAGGACGGCAAGGTTTATTCTTGGCCTCATTAATAAAGATTAAATCCGTTTCTGCAAAATTTAACTTATCCCCTTTTTCGTTTCGGGTTTCATACTCAAAATGAATTTTAACAGAAGGCATCTTCACAATTCTTGTAGTAATAATCAAAACATCGTCATAAAAAGCAGGTTTCAAATACTTAATATTAAACGATACTACAGGCATCAGAATACCACTTTCTTCTAATTCTTTATACGGTAACCCTAAATTCCGTAGAGCTTCGACCCTCCCCACTTCAAAATATTGAGCATAATTACCATAATAAACGTACCCCATTTTATCCGTTTCCGAATACCTAACTCTTATTTCAACTTCCGAACTATACATTTAATTAATCATTACGTAAAAATGCGTACAAGGCGTACGTTAATTTTGTGGAAATATAAAGAATTACTAAAGATAATAGTTCTATTGCATACACCAACAATACGTTATGAAATTAAATAAAGATTAAACCCATATATGCCTGATAATGAATTAAAAAAAGCTATTATTGTTTAAATTCAAACCAGGAAATTCAAACAAAAATCGGTTGAAATAATATTTTTTATCAACCCGTAAAAAAAACATTAAAGTCAATAGCAATTTGATTTTTTTATTAAGTTTTTTATCGAAATATTTGACAAGAATTTACAAAGAGAAGTTTTAAACAAATTGATGTTAATTTACTTAACGTCGACCTTTATCTAAAATCATAAATACAATGACAAAAACTTACGGAGAAGCTTGGGAAGGTTGTTTGAAAATCATTAAGGATAACGTAAGTATACAGAATTATAAGACCTGGTTCGAGCCAATTAGAGCAATCAGATTATCTAAAAGCGTATTAACAATACAGGTACCTAGCCAATTCTTCTATGAGTGGTTAGAAGAGCACTATATTGATCTTTTAAAGAAAACCATCAAGAAAGAATTAGGTGCGCAAGGAAAGCTTGAGTACAACATTGTTATTGATAACTCAATGGCAAAACCTTATACGGTTAAAATTCCTACATCAGAAAGACCAAAAGAAAATCCGGTTGTTCCAATTCCAATGGATATTAACAATAACATTAGAAACCCTTTTGTGATTCCTGGAATTAAAAAAATCAAAATTGATTCTCAATTAAACCCTAATTATTCGTTTGACAACTTTATTGAAGGAGATTGTAATCGATTAGCGAGATCAGCCGGTTTTGCCGTTTCTAACAAACCTGGAGGAACTGCATTCAATCCTTTGTTAATTTACGGAGGAGTTGGATTAGGGAAAACGCATTTGGGTCATGCAATTGGAATTAAAATCAAAGAGATTTCGCCGAACAAGATTGTTCTATATGTTTCTTCTGAAAAATTCACACAACAATTTATTGATTCCGTAAAAAACAACAAGCAAAACGACTTTATCAATTTCTATCAGTTAATTGATGTTCTTATTATTGATGATGTACAGTTCTTTTCAGGAAAAGAAGGAACACAAAAAGTGTTCTTCCAAATTTTCAATCACCTTCATCAAAATGGGAAGCAACTGATTCTTACTTCAGATAGAGCTCCTGTTGAAATGCAAGGCATGGAACAAAGACTTCTTTCTCGATTTAAATGGGGATTGTCTGCCGATTTACAATCACCTAGTTTGGAAACAAGAATTGCAATCTTAGAAAAGAAAATGCACGCAGATGGTGTTGTACTACCGAAAGATGTAATTGAATATATTGCTTACAGCATTACTACGAATGTTCGTGAACTTGAAGGTGCTCTTATTTCTTTATTAGCACAAGGATCATTAAACAAGAAAGAGATAACTATTGATCTTGCTAAGCAAATGATTGATAAGTTCGTTAAGAACAATGCAAGAGAAGTATCTATAGATTACATTCAAAAAGTTGTTTGCGATTATTTTAAACTACCTATTGAGTTGTTAAAATCAAAAACGAGAAAGAGAGAAGTTGTTCAAGCACGTCAAATAGCAATGTACTTTGCTAAAAGCTTAACAAAATCTTCTTTAGCAAATATCGGAATGCACTGTGGAGGTAAAGATCACGCAACTGTTCTTCATGCATGTAAAACGGTAAACAACCTTATCGATACAGATAAGCACTTTAGAAAGTACATCGAAGATTTAGGAAA is a window encoding:
- the dnaA gene encoding chromosomal replication initiator protein DnaA; translated protein: MTKTYGEAWEGCLKIIKDNVSIQNYKTWFEPIRAIRLSKSVLTIQVPSQFFYEWLEEHYIDLLKKTIKKELGAQGKLEYNIVIDNSMAKPYTVKIPTSERPKENPVVPIPMDINNNIRNPFVIPGIKKIKIDSQLNPNYSFDNFIEGDCNRLARSAGFAVSNKPGGTAFNPLLIYGGVGLGKTHLGHAIGIKIKEISPNKIVLYVSSEKFTQQFIDSVKNNKQNDFINFYQLIDVLIIDDVQFFSGKEGTQKVFFQIFNHLHQNGKQLILTSDRAPVEMQGMEQRLLSRFKWGLSADLQSPSLETRIAILEKKMHADGVVLPKDVIEYIAYSITTNVRELEGALISLLAQGSLNKKEITIDLAKQMIDKFVKNNAREVSIDYIQKVVCDYFKLPIELLKSKTRKREVVQARQIAMYFAKSLTKSSLANIGMHCGGKDHATVLHACKTVNNLIDTDKHFRKYIEDLGKLVSID
- a CDS encoding arsenate reductase ArsC, with product MKNILFLCVENSCRSQIAEAFGHIYSNENDNIYSAGSKAIGVINPGVYTSFDDIEYDFKSHYSKGIEELPEVKFNTIILMGCGEKCPIRNADKVIQWKIPDPKELSQEEFNVIRDQIKENVIQLLDEMGSLV
- a CDS encoding acyl-CoA thioesterase; the encoded protein is MYSSEVEIRVRYSETDKMGYVYYGNYAQYFEVGRVEALRNLGLPYKELEESGILMPVVSFNIKYLKPAFYDDVLIITTRIVKMPSVKIHFEYETRNEKGDKLNFAETDLIFINEAKNKPCRPPEVFLNSINNFF